Genomic window (Paenibacillus sp. PK3_47):
GTTTTTTAATAACCATGACCAGCCGCGCGCACTCTCCAGATTTACTAACGATAATATTTACCGTACCGAAAGTGCCAAACTGCTGGCTACAACACTTCATGGTCTGCAGGGAACACCTTACGTGTATCAGGGGGAAGAAATCGGCATGCCGAATCCCAAGTGGAACGGTATTGAGGAGTTCCGTGATATTGAGTCCCTGAACATGTACCGTATTCTTGTCGAACAGGGAAAAAGCCCGGAAGTAGCACTCAGCATTTTGCAGGAACGTTCGCGGGACAATTCCCGCACCCCTATGCAGTGGGATGACAGTCCCAATGCCGGATTTACTACCGGAACACCATGGCTGAAGGTGGATGAACGGTATCCGGAGATCAATGTAGCGAAAGAACTGCAGAATCCGGAATCGATTTATCATCATTACCGCAAGCTGATTGCATTCCGCAAGGAACTGCCGGTGTTCACGGAAGGTGTCTTTAAAAGGCTCGATGCCGGCCATCCTGAAGTATTCGCCTATTCCCGGCTAAGTGACGGGGAAGCGCTCGTCGTTGTCTCCAATTTTAGCGCCAAAGATACTGTGTTCCGCTTCAGCGATGAGCAGTGGGCAGAGTTCACTTCGAGAGGTACTGACAAACTTCTGGCCGGCAACACAGCGGACGGACCTGCTCTGACTGAAGAGCTTCACCTTAGCCCATATGCTTCTTACATGTGGCTGATCTCATGACAAGAGCCATTGAATTAGAGTACTGAATGATAACAAAGGAGTGATCAAATGGCTATAGACCGCAAAAATGTGGAGGCTATCGTCCAGGCCGTAGGGGGCGTGCAGAATATTGAAGTCGCCACACATTGTGTGACCCGGCTGAGATTCTCGCTCTTCGATGAGAGCCTGGTAGATGCGGAAGCTCTGGACCGCAATGACCTCGTAAAAGGACAATTTTCTTCCCAGGGACAGTTCCAGATTGTAATCGGTCCGGGTCTTGTGGACAAAGTGTATGATGAATTGATTGATATTACCGGAGGTGCCCGCGCCTCCAAAGATGAAGTGAAAAATGCGGCCGCCAAGAAGCAGAATCCGCTTCAGCGTGCTATTAAGACGCTGGCGGACATCTTCATTCCGATTCTGCCGGCCATCGTAACAGCGGGTCTCCTGCTCGGGATTAACAACATCCTGACAGGGCCGGGGATTTTCTTTGATGAAAAATCGCTGGTTGAAGTATATCCCGGCTGGAAAGACTTTGCGGCAATCATTAATACTATAGCCAGCACTGCCTTTACCTTCCTGCCAGCATTAATCGGCTGGGCGGCTGTCACCCGGTTCGGGGGCAGTCCGCTGCTGGGGATCGTACTGGGTCTGATCCTGGTGCATCCGGATCTGCTCAGTGCCTATAGCTATGCTAACGCTTCACTCGAAGGCACAGTTCCGACATGGAACTTGTTCGGCTGGCATGTAGAGAGGATCGGCTACCAGGGACAGGTGCTGCCGGTACTGGTCTCGGCTTATATACTCGCCGCAATAGAGAAATTCCTGAACAAGCGGGTGCATGATTCCATCAAGCTGCTGGTTGTAGCACCGGTAACGCTCTTGATCACAGGGTTTCTGGCGTTCACAATCATCGGCCCGCTGACCTTTGCGATTGGTAATGCAATTACCGACGGTCTTGTCTATGTGTTCGACCACTTCGCGCTTCTCGGCGGACTTATCTACGGTGGATTGTATGCGGCTCTGGTTATTACCGGGATGCATCATACCTTCCTGGCGGTGGATGTTCAGCTGATCGGCAGTGAAGGAGGAACGTTCCTCTGGCCGATGCTGGCACTCTCCAACATCGCTCAAGGTGCTGCGGCACTGGCAATGTTCTTCATTGTCAGAGAACAGAAAGCCAAAGGCCTCGCGGTGACGTCTTCTGTATCCGCCTTCCTCGGTGTCACCGAGCCGGCGATCTTCGGGGTCAATATCCGCTATCGCTATCCGTTTTTCTTCGGGATGATCGGCTCTGCGCTGGCAGGTATGCTGCTTACGCTTAATGATGTCCGCGCTTCCTCGATCGGGGTCGGCGGGATACCGGGCTTCCTGTCGATATTCCCTAACCAGTGGGGCGTATTCTTCATCGGCATGGCCATTGTTCTGGTTATCCCGTTCGTTGCTACCATGCTGTATGGGCGTACAGTGGTCCGCCGGACTGAAAAGAAATCAGCAGCGGCTGCCACTACTGATACCCGTCCAGCTCCTGAACCGGAGCTCAGCAGCCGCAGTGCTGTACAAGGCTCTGATGAACCGGTGAACATTCTTGAGCTTGTATCTCCTCTGAACGGACGGGCAGTTCCGTTGGAACAGGTGCCGGATCCTGCTTTTGCCGAGAAGCAAATGGGTGAGGGCATTGCAATTGAACCCACTGAGGGAAAAGTATATGCGCCATTTGATGCCACAGTGGCCCACGTAATTAAGAGCAAGCATGCAGTGATCCTTGAGCATGCCAGCGGAGTTCAGGTTCTGATTCATGTCGGGATCAACACCGTTTCGCTCAAAGGCAACGGTTTTACTTCACATGTTAATATAGGAGATAAGGTAAAAGCCGGAGACCTGCTGCTTGAGTTCGATATGGAGGCCATCCGCGCTGCGGGTTATCCTCTCATCACGCCAATCATTATTCCTGCCGGACAGGAGATGGTGGCAAGGATAGAAGAGAAGACAGGTAATGCTGCGGCCAAACAGACAAGTATTCTCACGATTCATCTTAACGGATAAGACTGGCTCTTATGCACCGGTCATTACTGCAGATTGACAGCCCTCAGGGGCTGTTTTTCTATTCAGGCCCGGTCCCAATTCAATCCATGCTTACTTAGGCCGGGCATGATACAATAAAGGCGGTGATAAAATTGAGAGAGAATATATTTGTACAAATCTATAACGGGTATATTAACCAGATTCAAACGGGGCAGCTGCTGCCCGGAACGAAGCTTCCTTCCGAAAGTGAACTTGCTGAAACCTATGGCACATCCCGGGAGACGGTACGCAAGGCGCTGAACCTCCTTTTTCAGGAAGGCTATATCCACAAAATCAAGGGCCGGGGATCGTTTGTGCTCGATGTGACCCGGATGGACTTTCCGGTAACCGGTCTGATCTCTTTTAAGGAGATGGCGGCTACACTGGGCGCTCCCTCACGGACTATCGTTTCTGAGACCAGTATGGAGCCGGCAGGCAGTACACTGGCAAGGCAGCTGCAGGTTCCACCGGAGACAACCATCTGGAAGGTGATCCGCGCCAGAGAGATAGAAGGCGAGAAGATTATTCTCGACAAGGATTACTTCCGGAGTGATATTGTTCCGTTTCTCAGTACAGAGATTGCAGCCGGTTCGATCTATGATTATCTGGAGCTTGAACTCAAGCTGAAAATCAGTTATGCCAAAAAGCTGATCTCTGTCGAACCTTCAACAGAAGAAGACCAGCGGCTGCTGGATTTGAAAAAATACACGCATATCGTGGTTGTGCGGAACTATGTCTATCTGGAAAATACGGTGCTTTTTCAATATACAGAGTCCAGACACCGGCTTGATAAATTTCAGTTCGTTGATTTTGCCAGAAGGGTGAAACGCTGACAAATAGAGTATGGCTGGTGCGCAAGCGGGTGATATCCGTACCTATTAATCGTTTCAGCTATTTAGTAACGGCCTGAATGTGACGATAATAATAGAAAACTACACATTTAGGAGAAAACCATGGATAATCTGACCGCTCTAGTTCAAGCAGCACCAATGTTTAAGCAAATTCATTCCCAGGATATTATGATTGGCATCACTGACCGGGAAATTTTTCATTATTATGCACCCAGCAAAGCACTTGACTTCGGATTAACCAAGGGAAGTCCTGTACCTCCTGATGATCCGTCTCTCGGCAATGCCCTTGCCGGCCGCGCTACTACGAACCGGCTGCCGGCTGAGCTCTACGGAGCCACAGTAATTTCTTCCGCAATACCGGTTTATGGTGAGGACGGAGAAGTTATTGGCGCTTTTGCAGTGGCCTATACTCTGGAGAATGAGGACAAAATGGAGCAGCTCACGGAGAGCATCAATCGGATCAGCGGCCAGCTGGTCGATATGGTACAGAATGTAGCTGCCCAGTCTGAAGAGCTGTCTGCTACAACGGCGCAGATTCTCGACAACTCCCGGAAGACTGTTGAAGAGTCGAAGCAGGTTAACAAGGTCACCGGGTTTATCCGTGAAATCTCCGAACAGACCAATCTGCTTGGCCTGAACGCGGCCATTGAAGCCGCCCGGGTAGGGGCGCAGGGAGCCGGCTTTGGGGTGGTGGCATCAGAAGTCCGGAAGCTCTCGGTCAATACAAAGGAAGCGACCAAGTCCATCGAGGATTCCCTGAGCCTGGTCCAGAATTCCATCCGCCAGATGGAGCAGGAGATCGAAGCGATTGCACTTTCTTCTTCCGCCCAGGCAGAGCTTGTGACCCAATTCAGCGAAGTCATTGAACGACTGAACGAGACCAGCGGTGAAATGACCCGGTTTATAGCATCCATTATCCAATAACATGATCACTTTTGCAGGAAGGCGGCCGTCTCAAACGGCCGCCTTCCTGCGTTCTATCCGTGTCTGTTTGATTGCCGGCAGCGCCGTTAGGTTAATAGATGTTGATAAGCATGTCATAAAGGAGGTTAACGGTATGCAGACGATCTGGAAAGGTGCAATCAGCTTCGGGCTGGTAAATGTTCCTGTCAAAATGTATTCCGCTACACATGACAAAGATATCCCGCTGAGGCTGCTGCACCGTGAATATCATGAACCGATCCACTATATCCGGACCTGTCCCCAATGTGAGGAAGAGGTAGCCTGGAGTGATATTGTTAAAGGATATGAATATGAAGAAGGCAAATTTGTCACTTTCGACAAAGAGGAGATGGATGAGCTGGCCTCCGAGTCTTCACGGGAAATCCGGATTTTGGATTTTGTCGACTTAGCGGATATTGATCCGGTCTACTATCAGAAAACCTATTATCTGTCCCCGGAGGAGACCGGTCAGCATGCCTACAAGCTGCTGGTCAAAGCGCTGGAATCGACTCAGAAAATCGGTGTGGCCAACATAACCATCCGGCAAAAAAGCAGTCTGGCCGCCATCCGGGTCATCGATGGTGTTCTGTCGCTGGTAACCATGCATTATGCAGAGGAAATCCGCGGCAGGGACGATGTACCTAACCTTCCGGATGATGAAAAGGTAGACCGCAGGGAGCTGGACCTGGCCAAGGCGCTGATCGACCAGCTGACCGGAGATTTTGAACCGGAGAAATATAGGGATGAATATAAGGCGAGGCTGCTTGAAGCCATAGAAGACAAAATTGAAGGCAAGGAAATCCGGGAAGCGGAAGAAGAGAAGCTGCCGAATGTACTGGATCTAATGGATGCCCTTCAAGCGAGCCTGAGACAGCTAAGGCCTGCTGAACATTCAGATAAAGGAGATAAGCCCGCACCCGTTAACCGTGCCAAAGCCCGGTCCAAACGGACAGGAGCTTAGTAAATCCTGCGTAAATTACTGAACGGCAGACATTTAGGAAGTGAAAGGAGAACAAGCAGATGGAAGACAAACGCAAACATTTTGTCCACGTGACTCCAAACGAAAACGGAGGCTGGGATAATCAGCAGGGCGGGGAGAAGCTTAGCCATCACCGGACCAAAACCGAAGCTGAGAAGGCCGGCAAGGAAGAGG
Coding sequences:
- the treP gene encoding PTS system trehalose-specific EIIBC component — encoded protein: MAIDRKNVEAIVQAVGGVQNIEVATHCVTRLRFSLFDESLVDAEALDRNDLVKGQFSSQGQFQIVIGPGLVDKVYDELIDITGGARASKDEVKNAAAKKQNPLQRAIKTLADIFIPILPAIVTAGLLLGINNILTGPGIFFDEKSLVEVYPGWKDFAAIINTIASTAFTFLPALIGWAAVTRFGGSPLLGIVLGLILVHPDLLSAYSYANASLEGTVPTWNLFGWHVERIGYQGQVLPVLVSAYILAAIEKFLNKRVHDSIKLLVVAPVTLLITGFLAFTIIGPLTFAIGNAITDGLVYVFDHFALLGGLIYGGLYAALVITGMHHTFLAVDVQLIGSEGGTFLWPMLALSNIAQGAAALAMFFIVREQKAKGLAVTSSVSAFLGVTEPAIFGVNIRYRYPFFFGMIGSALAGMLLTLNDVRASSIGVGGIPGFLSIFPNQWGVFFIGMAIVLVIPFVATMLYGRTVVRRTEKKSAAAATTDTRPAPEPELSSRSAVQGSDEPVNILELVSPLNGRAVPLEQVPDPAFAEKQMGEGIAIEPTEGKVYAPFDATVAHVIKSKHAVILEHASGVQVLIHVGINTVSLKGNGFTSHVNIGDKVKAGDLLLEFDMEAIRAAGYPLITPIIIPAGQEMVARIEEKTGNAAAKQTSILTIHLNG
- the treR gene encoding trehalose operon repressor, yielding MRENIFVQIYNGYINQIQTGQLLPGTKLPSESELAETYGTSRETVRKALNLLFQEGYIHKIKGRGSFVLDVTRMDFPVTGLISFKEMAATLGAPSRTIVSETSMEPAGSTLARQLQVPPETTIWKVIRAREIEGEKIILDKDYFRSDIVPFLSTEIAAGSIYDYLELELKLKISYAKKLISVEPSTEEDQRLLDLKKYTHIVVVRNYVYLENTVLFQYTESRHRLDKFQFVDFARRVKR
- a CDS encoding methyl-accepting chemotaxis protein, producing the protein MDNLTALVQAAPMFKQIHSQDIMIGITDREIFHYYAPSKALDFGLTKGSPVPPDDPSLGNALAGRATTNRLPAELYGATVISSAIPVYGEDGEVIGAFAVAYTLENEDKMEQLTESINRISGQLVDMVQNVAAQSEELSATTAQILDNSRKTVEESKQVNKVTGFIREISEQTNLLGLNAAIEAARVGAQGAGFGVVASEVRKLSVNTKEATKSIEDSLSLVQNSIRQMEQEIEAIALSSSAQAELVTQFSEVIERLNETSGEMTRFIASIIQ
- a CDS encoding Ku protein; protein product: MQTIWKGAISFGLVNVPVKMYSATHDKDIPLRLLHREYHEPIHYIRTCPQCEEEVAWSDIVKGYEYEEGKFVTFDKEEMDELASESSREIRILDFVDLADIDPVYYQKTYYLSPEETGQHAYKLLVKALESTQKIGVANITIRQKSSLAAIRVIDGVLSLVTMHYAEEIRGRDDVPNLPDDEKVDRRELDLAKALIDQLTGDFEPEKYRDEYKARLLEAIEDKIEGKEIREAEEEKLPNVLDLMDALQASLRQLRPAEHSDKGDKPAPVNRAKARSKRTGA
- a CDS encoding DUF2188 domain-containing protein produces the protein MEDKRKHFVHVTPNENGGWDNQQGGEKLSHHRTKTEAEKAGKEEAKEAYTELKIHNKDGKISDSISYGNDPFPPKG